One genomic window of Camelina sativa cultivar DH55 chromosome 5, Cs, whole genome shotgun sequence includes the following:
- the LOC104787794 gene encoding LOW QUALITY PROTEIN: protein terminal ear1 homolog (The sequence of the model RefSeq protein was modified relative to this genomic sequence to represent the inferred CDS: deleted 2 bases in 1 codon), producing MSVTGPFSHPTNLNPTAPEFLPATNLNPNPIPFFIPTRIYFPLPPPPPPPPSYPSFFHLPPPHLLPPTSVAPTRALMLLPVPGNVTESSIRQDMELFGEVRGVQMERADEGIVTVHFYNLRTSQIAFNEIRYRHMQHQLHFTAARGLVFNQPVWAHFVFPQLNAVPDGNNQGTLVVMNLEPTVSSTTLRHIFQAYGEVKQVRETPYKREQRFVEFFDVRDAARALREMDGKHISGKPMFIQFSRPGGLTKKLFLASRFHKNFTFDNNHYHPAPPPPMVKSNNQMCEQKQRNNNNKKKKKQKKHMKKSFCDPRFVIMENTIAAGEVRDRRTTVMIKNIPNKYTQKLFLKMLDTHCNECNQKVIKEGNKTPMSSYDFVYLPIDFSNKCNVGYGFVNMTSPEAVLRLYKTFHNQHWGVFNTRKICEVTYARIQGLESLKEHFKNARLPGVEMEHNKYMPVLFSPPRDGGLLTEPMVIVDETGVSDKEKVGSDGCCCLGERIESGGV from the exons ATGTCAGTAACCGGACCGTTCAGTCACCCAACAAACCTTAACCCAACAGCTCCGGAGTTCTTACCGGCGACAAACCTAAACCCAAACCCAATCCCTTTCTTTATTCCGACAAGAATCTACTtccctcttcctcctcctccgccgccgccaccGTCTTACCCTTCTTTTTTCCATCTCCCTCCACCTCATCTTCTCCCACCAACTTCAGTAGCACCAACCAGAGCCCTGATGCTATTACCAGTACCTGGCAACGTCACCGAGTCATCTATAAGACAAGACATGGAATTGTTCGGGGAAGTCCGTGGTGTCCAAATGGAGAGAGCAGACGAAGGAATCGTCACCGTCCATTTCTACAATCTGAGAACCTCGCAGATAGCTTTCAATGAGATACGTTACCGTCACATGCAACATCAACTCCACTTCACGGCGGCGCGTGGACTAGTCTTTAATCAACCGGTTTGGGCTCATTTCGTGTTTCCTCAACTCAATGCTGTTCCCGATGGAAACAATCAAGGCACGCTCGTGGTTATGAACTTAGAACCCACCGTCTCTTCCACTACCCTCCGTCACATTTTTCAAGCTTATG gagaagtgaagcaagtTAGAGAGACACCGTACAAGAGAGAACAGAGATTTGTTGAGTTCTTTGACGTTAGAGACGCCGCAAGAGCTCTCCGTGAGATGGACGGTAAACATATCTCCGGTAAACCAATGTTTATCCAGTTTAGCCGTCCCGGTGGTTTAACTAAAAAGCTCTTCCTCGCTTCACGCTTTCATAAAAACTTCACCTTTGATAACAACCACTATCATCCAGCGCCACCACCACCGATGGTGAAGTCTAACAACCAAATGTGCGAgcaaaaacagaggaacaataacaataagaagaagaagaagcaaaagaagcaTATGAAGAAGAGTTTTTGTGATCCTCGTTTCGTTATAATGGAAAACACTATCGCCGCCGGCGAGGTCAGAGACAGAAGAACCACCGTGATGATCAAGAACATCCCAAACAAGTACAC TCAGAAGctgtttttgaaaatgttggACACACATTGTAACGAGTGTAACCAAAAGGTAATCAAAGAAGGGAACAAAACTCCTATGTCTTCTTATGACTTTGTCTACCTCCCTATTGATTTCAG CAACAAATGCAATGTGGGATATGGGTTTGTGAACATGACATCACCGGAAGCAGTGTTGAGACTTTACAAGACCTTTCACAATCAACATTGGGGAGTTTTCAACACTAGAAAGATCTGTGAGGTCACTTATGCTCGAATCCAG GGTCTTGAGTCGTTAAAGGAACATTTCAAGAATGCAAGACTACCAGGAGTAGAGATGGAGCATAACAAGTACATGCCGGTTCTATTCTCTCCGCCACGTGACGGGGGTTTGCTGACGGAACCTATGGTCATTGTTGACGAGACCGG TGTGTCCGACAAGGAGAAGGTAGGAAGTGatggttgttgttgtcttgGTGAGAGAATCGAAAGCGGCGGCGTTTGA
- the LOC104787795 gene encoding CLAVATA3/ESR (CLE)-related protein 8, with protein sequence MKVLKRDEMLLITLICILLTSSMARQNPSLFRVMRDEVPTGTDLKQIKAQPHLPPLFQIKRIVPTGPNPLHEMVASPH encoded by the coding sequence atgaaGGTGTTGAAGAGAGATGAGATGTTACTAATAACCTTAATATGTATCTTGTTAACATCTTCAATGGCTCGTCAAAATCCTTCTTTGTTTAGAGTCATGAGAGACGAAGTTCCAACCGGAACCGATCTAAAACAAATCAAGGCGCAACCTCATCTTCCTCCTTTGTTTCAAATTAAGAGAATAGTTCCCACTGGTCCCAACCCATTACATGAGATGGTGGCTTCTCCTCATTAG
- the LOC104787797 gene encoding uncharacterized protein LOC104787797: MVIKGEKPSRRTTNPGVRVIGGRIYDSSNGKTCHQCRQKTMDFVASCKGMKKDKLCTINFCHKCLINRYGENAEEVAKLEGWICPQCRGICYCSFCRKKRGLNPTGILTHKAKASGLASVSELLEAEGPDNFAYQKKPKLECPSMEDSSDRSDSVLEKDFKGADITKEKKKVVGKSNKALEEEIQFEAQLPQGISLTSVSGIVIPTEEAGNVFQFFEFCSAFGKALDLNEGQAETVVPELFLCGRNTRRQQYCSIIPMMIQLLDLISQDREMSLSLSATDSSWFTAIGEILLQSEVSSDEFPPETFVAGVAEYEKMDASRRLKLLNFLCDESLSTLAMRNCINNQSAEWKAKDKEAKQRAAAAKEKEKQFKLKMQNDVAKSIMEKNRAPLSIEEHNLIMSQIRAEAKKAHEEMVEAKGMTSGTMLICDARRTEPVMLEENGLVLWKLKCYEEEPNILLQDLGTFDGLCPNEKWLAFKPEQKPEIENYISYKRRQLMQAQKNANEEKNANAGA; encoded by the exons ATGGTAATCAAGGGTGAGAAACCATCGAGGCGCACCACCAATCCCGGTGTACGAGTCATCGGAGGAAGGATCTACGATTCCAGTAATGGCAAAACCTGTCATCAG TGTCGACAGAAGACCATGGACTTTGTTGCATCGTGCAAGGGCATGAAGAAGGACAAGCTATGTACCATTAATTTCTGTCACAAGTGTTTAATAAACag GTATGGTGAGAATGCAGAAGAAGTAGCAAAGTTGGAAGGTTGGATATGTCCTCAGTGCAGAGGTATCTGCTATTGCAGTTTTTGCAG GAAAAAACGAGGGCTAAATCCCACTGGGATATTGACACACAAAGCTAAAGCCAGTGGATTAGCTTCAGTCTCTGAGCTTCTTGAAGCTGAGGGGCCTGATAACTTTGCTTATCAGAAGAAGCCAAAACTG GAATGTCCTTCTATGGAAGACAGTAGTGACAGAAGTGATTCTGTTCTTGAGAAAGATTTTAAAGGAGCTG ATATTaccaaggagaagaagaaagtggtaGGCAAGAGCAATAAAGCACTGGAAGAGGAGATACAATTTGAGGCTCAACTTCCTCAGGGTATAAGTTTGACTTCTGTGTCAGGCATTGTTATACCAACTGAAGAAGCTGGAAATGTATTCCAGTTTTTTGAGTTTTGCTCAGCCTTTGGAAAG GCTCTTGATTTGAATGAAGGACAAGCTGAAACTGTCGTCCCTGAACTGTTCTTATGTGGGCGTAACACAAGGAGACAACAATACTGTTCTATTATCCCGATGATGATTCAGTTGTTGGATTTAATATCACAGGATAGAGAGAT GTCTTTGTCTCTAAGTGCGACTGACAGCAGTTGGTTCACTGCTATTGGAGAGATCCTATTGCAGTCAGAAGTTTCGAGCGATGAGTTCCCACCTGAAACTTTTGTAGCGGGTGTTGCTGAGTATGAGAAGATGGATGCATCAAGAAGGCTCAAGCTTCTCAATTTCTTATGTGATGAATCACTTAGCACATT GGCAATGAGGAATTGCATTAACAACCAGAGTGCGGAGTGGAAAGCAAAGGACAAAGAAGCTAAACAAAGGGCTGCAGCCGCAAAGGAAAAG GAGAAGCAGTTCAAACTGAAGATGCAAAATGATGTTGCCAAATCCATTATGGAGAAAAACAGAGCTCCTTTGTCCATTGAAGAGCATAACTTAATTATGTCTCAAATTAGAGCTGAAGCTAAAAAGGCTCATGAAGAAATGGTGGAGGCAAAGGGCATGACATCTGGAA CGATGCTTATATGTGATGCACGTAGAACTGAACCGGTCATGTTGGAAGAAAACGGTCTTGTTCTCTGGAAACTGAAGTGCTatgaagaagaaccaaataTTTTGCTCCAAG ATCTTGGAACATTTGATGGTTTATGTCCAAATGAAAAATGGTTAGCTTTCAAGCCTGAGCAGAAACCAGAGATAGAGAACTATATCTCTTACAAGAG GAGGCAACTGATGCAAGCCCAGAAGAACGCAAATGAGGAAAAGAATGCTAATGCGGGAGCATAA
- the LOC104787796 gene encoding uncharacterized protein LOC104787796 translates to MVKVLTYFGMTLAAFAFWQSMDKVHVWIALHQDEKQERLEKEAEVRRVRAELLRKAREEDPLA, encoded by the exons ATGGTGAAGGTTTTGACCTACTTTGGCATGACATTGGCAGCTTTCGCCTTTTGGCAATCCATGGACAAAGTTCATGTTTGGATCGCTCTTCATCAAGACGAGAAG CAAGAAAGATTGGAGAAGGAAGCGGAGGTAAGACGGGTTAGAGCAGAGCTGCTTCGGAAAGCTAGAGAGGAGGATCCTCTTgcctga